A region from the Lolium perenne isolate Kyuss_39 chromosome 4, Kyuss_2.0, whole genome shotgun sequence genome encodes:
- the LOC139839017 gene encoding uncharacterized protein, with amino-acid sequence MSPPPRDPPRKTAPGKRNGTPPKKRSRKEKPLPPIEKLPWEKTPEENQEAVESQRRAFFAKKEPEIPFEKTLDPVKVYRTVENLYNPEPSPPSDYRRSIERSYDQMMEAKNPTTSSGIREIKGIHQVYQLGEQPVKSVPPLKVFDEKAVQSSRQISTDYAMAKVVYQYVQGKDLVENLSKLPTSMRNLHTWYGVAAKGGMETIMVRVKEEHYFQEYSVSVDFSELFQLYNLRALDKSIVSCYCLLKMLECKRDEIKDIGFIDPDTMHVKTIEEPLYNRDTPETLLRFLKRQRDKKTILWPYNFQFHFILIVIKMYEGEVEVFDSLTKEPIQYKSCFLMLKSVWETFIKEDQSHDWKPKLIWRANKVSSTT; translated from the exons ATGAGTCCACcacctcgagatcctccgcgtaagacagcgccTGGTAAGCGGAATGGTACGCCGCCTAAGAAGagatctagaaaggagaaaccactgccgcctattgagaagttaccttgggaaaaaactcccgaGGAAAACCAGGAAGCCGTTGAGTCCCAGCGGAGGGCCTTTTTTGCTAAGAAAGagccagagataccttttgagaagacactagatccggtgaaggTTTATCGTACAGTCGAGAATCTGTATAACCCtgaaccatcgccgccatctgactataggcgttctattgaaaggtcgtacgaCCAAATGATGGAGGCGAAAAACCCCACTACCAgctcgggtatcagggagataaaagggatacaccaagtctaccagctcggagaACAACCCGTTAAATCGGTCCCCCCTCTAAAGGTGTTTGACGAGaaggccgttcaaagttctcgacaaatctcaaCCGATTACGCCATGGCTAAGGTAGTATATCAatatgttcaagggaaagatttggtcgagaatctcagcaagctaccaacaagtatgcgtaacttgcatacgTGGTACGGTGTTGCCGCAAAGGGAGGGatggagactatcatggtgcgagttaaggaagagcactacttccaagaatactctgtgagcgttgacttctccgagcttttccagttatacaatcttcgggccctcgacaaatctatcgtcagttgctattgtct attgaagatgctcgaatgcaaaagggatgaaatcaaggacattgggttcattgacccggacacaatgcatgtcaagaccatagaagaacccctctataacagggatacaccggagactttgctaaggtttttgaagcgacaacgtgacaaaaagacaatactttggccttacaacttcca gtttcactttattcttatcgtcattaaaatgtacgaaggagaagttgaagtctttgactcactaaccaaagagCCTATACAATACAAGTCTTGTTTTCTTATGCTCAAAAG cgtatgggaaactttcatcaaggaagatcagTCCCATGATTGGAAACCGAAGCTGATATGGCGTGCgaacaaagtaagtagtactacctag